In Molothrus ater isolate BHLD 08-10-18 breed brown headed cowbird chromosome 7, BPBGC_Mater_1.1, whole genome shotgun sequence, one genomic interval encodes:
- the TWIST2 gene encoding twist-related protein 2, which translates to MEESSSSPVSPVDSLGTSEEELERQPKRFGRKRRYSKKSSEDGSPNPGKRGKKSSPSSQSYEELQSQRILANVRERQRTQSLNEAFAALRKIIPTLPSDKLSKIQTLKLAARYIDFLYQVLQSDEMDSKMTSCSYVAHERLSYAFSVWRMEGAWSMSASH; encoded by the coding sequence ATGGAAGAAAGCTCCAGTTCTCCTGTTTCCCCTGTGGATAGCTTGGGGACCAGTGAAGAGGAGCTGGAAAGGCAGCCAAAGAGATTTGGCAGGAAGAGAAGATACAGTAAGAAGTCCAGCGAAGATGGCAGCCCCAACCcagggaagagggggaaaaagtcCAGTCCCAGCTCCCAATCTTACGAAGAACTGCAGAGCCAGAGGATCCTGGCCAACGTCAGAGAGCGGCAGAGGACTCAGTCGCTCAACGAAGCTTTTGCCGCCCTGAGGAAAATCATCCCCACGCTGCCCTCTGACAAACTGAGTAAAATCCAAACGCTCAAGCTGGCAGCTCGGTACATAGACTTCCTCTACCAGGTGCTACAGAGCGACGAGATGGACAGTAAGATGACGAGCTGCAGTTACGTGGCTCACGAGAGGCTCAGTTATGCCTTCTCCGTGTGGAGGATGGAGGGAGCGTGGTCCATGTCGGCCTCCCACTAG